The window caaacaatgagagttctcaaaaatatatctaaggaaattcttttagagattttacaattattgtccagttgttactcatgaaatatataataaaagcaaaaattgaaactttctctaaaacttaatattactactctcctccctgtggagaataaattgagaagacaattgtgatattaattaggaaaataatttttagctttgtttcatcactttttgcatcatctgcctaactatcctcatgccattatgagaaattaaaggatctaatataactggtaacagatgtcaaggccaaatccaacatcgtatttatcatgacacctgagataattatggaattaccataaaagaacagaggggAAACTAAGTCAGTCTTAATGAGATCcatgggattgagacatccatggcatcaggcatgtAGGAGGGGGAATCGAAGTCAGGCATAGAATAAGATGGCATAACCTGGCGGTCCAGTACTATGTGTGGGGGAAGaataaaccaagagaatccaacctcaccTCTTGCCAATGGCCATTCTCTTGGCCTTTCCCAGGGCAGTACACTACCTGGACTTTGTGGATGTCTCCCCTTGTATGCATTCCTTTTGTGGATGGCTGGCATCTTGTCTCTGATCTGATAATTCAAAATAAAGGCAGTTAATGTCtcaaatgataagtttccataatccAAGTCACATATGGATTTAAAAGCTGAAGATAATGATGactgcaaaaaatgtgaatttgccttgactcagaatataatataattatgcaataatttcaagcaataacttttttttactaagtatacaattacctttgtgaaaaatcagaacataatacaagttaaaacacaatcctaaaagaataaaaatctccatactattaattttaaaatgtagatgcaatagcataaaaaagaaacccttatgaaACATTTGAACTGCCTTTTTTTCTGAGTAAATCTTTTTTgatttcaatatctaaaatctccaaaTTACATATTATTATCTTGCAAAACATGTCCCTGTTTGTagcaataataaatttgattacatgaatatgaaaaacttttgcaaatgttccttttttttttaagcttagcaaaaataatacttctaggattaatttacacttgccatggcaaccaatttgccagggaaacaCTTtctagaatttgatcaaataatcagttggaaaaacaaacaacttagaatatgggagaatattacttccagaattaatattgtattatgaaatcaaaccatcttgcattggttcaaaaatagagagatagataaatagaacaaaatacacatggaagaataagagacaatgaaattcaatggtctacatGTTCTGGTACCAGTTTTACATGGGAGCAATGGACCCAcaagtccttctctctgattttgatgGCAATCCGAGTTGTTAGCAACATCTGAAAAGaaccttcccaagctggctgaGTTCTACTAGCATGCTTAAAAAATTTGATATATATACTGTCTCCTGGTCTCAAATCATGTAAGCCTatactgctgctcctgcctcatggagttcatgtaacctggcttgtaattcctgtatataggaagtaACAGAGGTATCTCCTCCCACCCATGATGTATATACTAggggaaaaggttttgcttggataggagGATGGGCAAAAAGCAACTCATAAGGTGATATATatagttctcctcttggcctgctgCACAGATAGAACAGTGCccagggtagaacatcaggccacttcaaatgagtttcaaggcacaatttgccaatcatgctcttaagctctttattcataagttccacctggcctgagctttgtggatggtagggtgtatggaactgtggagttactcccaggaaagagtagattt is drawn from Dromiciops gliroides isolate mDroGli1 chromosome 2, mDroGli1.pri, whole genome shotgun sequence and contains these coding sequences:
- the MAX gene encoding protein max isoform X5 codes for the protein MSDNDDIEVESDEEQPRFQSAADKRAHHNALERKRRDHIKDSFHSLRDSVPSLQGEKIRDKMPAIHKRNAYKGRHPQSPGSVLPWERPREWPLARGEVGFSWFILPPHIVLDRQVMPSYSMPDFDSPSYMPDAMDVSIPWISLRLT
- the MAX gene encoding protein max isoform X6, coding for MSDNDDIEVESDADKRAHHNALERKRRDHIKDSFHSLRDSVPSLQGEKIRDKMPAIHKRNAYKGRHPQSPGSVLPWERPREWPLARGEVGFSWFILPPHIVLDRQVMPSYSMPDFDSPSYMPDAMDVSIPWISLRLT